Proteins from a single region of Abyssalbus ytuae:
- a CDS encoding NADP-dependent glyceraldehyde-3-phosphate dehydrogenase: protein MNTVEREIPQEFQITKLINQDTYLVNGELKEWKGETTEVYSSIHTLNDKGEYTPTLLGSIPYMAEPEANDALEAAANAFGKGKGLWPTMKVADRIACMEKFVKQMEGKREEVVKLLMWEIGKNLPDSQKEFDRTVEYIYDTIEEYKQLDRDSANFKKHDGVYAHIRRGPLGIVLCLGPYNYPLNETFALLIPALIMGNTAIFKPAKHGVLLISPLLEAFRSSFPKGVVNIVYGRGRQVAAPIMQSGRIDVLALIGNSKSAIALQDQHPYKNRLRLVLGLEAKNPAIILPDADLDLAIDECIAGTLSFNGQRCTALKLVYVHEDIVDEFNKRFAKRVDALKFGNPWEPGVMLTPLPEPGKPDYIQELIDDALEKGAHIINKKGGEKTENYIFPAVLYPVNKEMRVYHEEQFGPVIPVISFTDIEEPINDIANSNYGQQVSLFGKDIKELASLIDTLVNLVCRVNLNSSCQRGPDVYPFTGRKDSAVSTLSVHDALRSFSIRTFVASKDNDYNNRILTDLLGSKASNFVSTDYIL, encoded by the coding sequence ATGAATACTGTAGAGCGGGAAATACCACAAGAATTTCAGATAACAAAATTAATTAATCAGGATACATACCTTGTAAACGGGGAATTAAAAGAATGGAAAGGTGAAACAACTGAGGTGTATTCATCTATTCACACTTTAAATGATAAAGGGGAATATACGCCTACTTTATTAGGGTCTATACCTTATATGGCTGAGCCCGAAGCAAATGATGCTTTAGAGGCAGCTGCCAACGCTTTTGGAAAAGGTAAAGGTTTATGGCCAACGATGAAAGTGGCTGATAGAATAGCTTGTATGGAGAAGTTTGTAAAACAAATGGAAGGCAAGCGAGAGGAAGTGGTAAAACTTCTCATGTGGGAAATTGGAAAGAATTTACCCGATTCCCAAAAAGAATTTGATCGTACTGTTGAATATATATACGATACCATAGAAGAATATAAGCAATTAGACAGAGATTCTGCTAATTTTAAAAAACATGATGGTGTTTATGCACACATCCGCCGGGGCCCTCTGGGAATAGTTTTATGTTTAGGACCTTATAATTATCCTCTGAATGAAACTTTTGCTTTGTTAATACCTGCCTTGATAATGGGTAATACGGCAATATTTAAGCCAGCCAAGCATGGAGTATTATTAATTTCACCTCTATTAGAGGCTTTTAGGAGCAGCTTCCCTAAAGGAGTAGTAAATATTGTATATGGTAGAGGAAGACAAGTTGCTGCCCCTATTATGCAATCAGGAAGAATAGATGTTTTAGCGTTAATAGGGAATAGTAAATCTGCCATTGCCTTGCAGGATCAACATCCATATAAGAACCGTTTGCGTTTGGTGTTGGGATTAGAAGCAAAAAATCCGGCTATCATATTACCGGATGCCGATTTAGACCTTGCTATTGACGAATGTATTGCAGGTACTTTGTCATTCAATGGTCAAAGATGTACAGCTTTAAAATTGGTGTATGTACACGAAGATATTGTTGATGAGTTCAATAAAAGATTTGCAAAAAGGGTAGATGCCCTGAAGTTTGGTAATCCGTGGGAACCCGGAGTTATGCTCACACCACTCCCGGAGCCAGGTAAACCGGATTATATACAAGAACTTATAGATGATGCATTGGAAAAAGGAGCTCACATAATAAACAAAAAAGGGGGAGAAAAAACAGAAAATTATATATTTCCTGCCGTACTTTATCCGGTGAATAAAGAAATGAGAGTATATCATGAAGAACAGTTTGGGCCTGTCATACCTGTAATTTCTTTTACTGATATAGAAGAACCTATTAATGATATAGCTAATTCTAACTATGGGCAGCAGGTTAGTTTGTTTGGAAAAGATATTAAAGAATTAGCGTCTCTTATTGATACATTAGTCAACCTGGTTTGCAGGGTTAATTTAAATAGTTCATGCCAAAGGGGGCCTGATGTTTATCCTTTTACCGGACGGAAAGACTCGGCTGTAAGTACATTAAGTGTACATGATGCCTTGAGGTCATTCTCCATTAGGACTTTTGTCGCTTCAAAAGATAATGATTACAATAATCGTATATTAACAGACTTGCTAGGTAGTAAAGCTTCAAATTTTGTAAGTACTGACTATATTCTTTAA
- the ilvD gene encoding dihydroxy-acid dehydratase: MLNKYSKQVTQDPTQPAAQAMLHALGLTDDDLQKPLIGIASTGYEGNPCNMHLNDLSLHVKRGTQEEDLVGLIFNTIGVSDGISMGTQGMRYSLPSRDIIADSIETVVQAMSYDGVVTVVGCDKNMPGALMAMLRLNRPGILVYGGTIAAGCHNGKKLDVVSAFEAWGEKVAGTITENEFKNVIHKACPGAGACGGMYTANTMASAIEAMGMALPFNSSNPAVSNNKEAECFEAGKALRYLLENDIKPLDIVTKKSLENAFRLVTILGGSTNAVLHLMAIAKAAKIDFTLDDIQKISDTTPFIADLKPSGKHVMEDLHNVGGIPAVLKYMLKKGLLHGECLTVTGKTLAENLLDAPDLKEGQEIIKPLEKPIKDTGHIRILYGNLASEGAVAKITGKEGLSFTGKAKVFNGEFEANDGIKNGKVQKGDVVVIRYEGPKGGPGMPEMLKPTAAIMGAGLGKDVALITDGRFSGGSHGFVVGHVSPEAQDGGNIALVKDGDIITIDAVKNTINVELSEEELQKRKANWNQPKLKVERGILYKYAKTVSSASQGCVTDEF, from the coding sequence ATGTTAAATAAATATAGTAAACAAGTAACACAAGATCCCACGCAACCGGCTGCTCAGGCAATGCTACACGCATTAGGATTAACAGATGATGATTTACAGAAACCATTAATTGGAATTGCAAGTACAGGATATGAAGGAAACCCCTGTAATATGCACTTAAATGATTTATCTCTTCATGTAAAAAGAGGAACTCAGGAAGAAGACCTGGTAGGGTTAATTTTTAATACCATAGGAGTAAGTGATGGTATATCAATGGGTACCCAGGGAATGAGATATTCTCTTCCTTCAAGAGATATTATTGCCGATTCTATTGAAACAGTTGTACAGGCTATGAGTTACGACGGAGTAGTAACTGTGGTGGGTTGTGATAAAAATATGCCAGGCGCCCTTATGGCAATGTTAAGGCTAAACAGGCCTGGTATTTTAGTATATGGTGGAACCATTGCTGCAGGTTGTCATAACGGGAAGAAGCTTGATGTTGTTTCAGCCTTTGAGGCATGGGGAGAAAAAGTAGCAGGAACTATTACTGAGAATGAATTTAAAAATGTAATTCATAAAGCCTGTCCCGGTGCCGGTGCATGTGGCGGTATGTATACTGCAAATACTATGGCGTCGGCAATAGAAGCTATGGGAATGGCACTTCCTTTTAATTCTTCTAACCCGGCTGTGAGTAATAATAAAGAAGCAGAATGTTTTGAGGCAGGTAAGGCTTTACGATATTTACTGGAAAATGATATAAAACCTCTGGATATTGTTACAAAAAAATCTTTGGAAAATGCTTTTCGTTTAGTAACGATCTTAGGAGGTTCTACCAATGCAGTATTACATTTAATGGCTATTGCCAAAGCTGCTAAGATAGATTTTACATTAGATGATATCCAAAAAATAAGCGATACCACTCCTTTTATAGCTGATTTGAAACCTAGCGGTAAACATGTAATGGAAGATCTGCATAATGTGGGGGGCATACCTGCTGTGTTAAAATATATGCTTAAAAAAGGCCTTTTGCATGGCGAGTGTCTGACAGTTACCGGTAAAACTTTAGCGGAAAATCTATTGGATGCTCCCGATTTAAAAGAAGGTCAGGAAATCATAAAACCGTTAGAAAAGCCTATTAAAGATACGGGGCATATAAGAATTTTATATGGAAATCTCGCTTCAGAAGGTGCGGTGGCTAAAATTACCGGAAAAGAAGGGTTAAGTTTTACCGGAAAAGCTAAAGTGTTCAATGGAGAATTTGAAGCAAATGATGGGATTAAAAACGGAAAAGTGCAAAAAGGCGATGTAGTAGTGATACGTTACGAAGGACCAAAAGGAGGACCTGGAATGCCGGAAATGCTTAAACCGACTGCAGCAATTATGGGTGCCGGTTTAGGGAAAGATGTGGCACTTATAACTGATGGAAGGTTTTCAGGTGGTTCACATGGTTTTGTCGTAGGCCATGTATCTCCCGAAGCCCAGGATGGAGGAAACATAGCATTAGTGAAAGACGGGGATATTATCACTATCGATGCTGTTAAAAATACTATAAATGTAGAGCTTTCCGAAGAAGAATTGCAAAAACGAAAAGCCAATTGGAATCAGCCAAAGCTGAAAGTTGAAAGGGGAATACTATATAAATATGCCAAAACAGTTTCATCGGCATCGCAAGGTTGCGTTACTGATGAATTTTAG
- a CDS encoding low molecular weight protein-tyrosine-phosphatase → MYRRILMVCLGNICRSPLAEGILKSKVNSLNILVDSAGTSNYHIGEPPDRRSVEIANKYGIDIANQRGRQFSVKDFDSFDLIFAMDNSNYKSILRLARNEEDVKKVNLILNLLYPEKNIDVPDPYYGGVQGFENVYKMLNEACEVLLKKLS, encoded by the coding sequence ATGTATAGACGTATTTTAATGGTTTGTTTAGGTAATATTTGCCGTTCTCCACTGGCAGAAGGCATTTTGAAATCCAAAGTAAACTCTTTAAATATACTGGTGGACTCTGCCGGAACTTCCAACTATCATATTGGCGAACCTCCTGACAGAAGATCTGTGGAAATAGCAAATAAATATGGGATTGATATTGCCAACCAAAGAGGAAGGCAATTTTCAGTAAAAGACTTTGACAGTTTTGACCTTATTTTTGCCATGGATAATAGTAATTATAAAAGTATTTTACGTCTGGCAAGAAATGAAGAAGATGTGAAAAAAGTAAACCTGATTCTTAATCTTTTATATCCTGAAAAAAATATTGATGTACCTGACCCTTATTATGGAGGAGTTCAGGGATTTGAAAATGTTTATAAAATGCTTAATGAGGCGTGTGAAGTTTTATTAAAAAAACTTTCCTGA
- the ilvN gene encoding acetolactate synthase small subunit has translation MEEKKTFTISVYSENNVGLLNRISGIFLKRHINIESLNVSSSEIDHVSRFVIVIYATEDWTKRIVKQIEKQIEVIKAFYHTDEETIYQETALFKIESHLLFDERQIQNIIKESNSQIVTVSRNFFVISKSGRRNEIEELYDQLKPYGIMQFVRSARISVSKEEMQISTMLKQFQEQE, from the coding sequence ATGGAAGAGAAAAAGACATTTACCATATCAGTATATTCCGAAAATAATGTTGGATTACTGAACAGAATATCAGGAATATTTTTAAAGAGGCATATAAATATTGAAAGCCTGAATGTTTCCAGTTCGGAAATTGATCATGTATCGAGATTCGTTATTGTTATATATGCCACAGAAGATTGGACAAAAAGAATTGTAAAACAAATTGAGAAACAAATAGAAGTAATAAAAGCTTTTTATCATACCGATGAAGAGACTATTTACCAGGAAACAGCATTGTTTAAAATTGAATCTCATTTGCTTTTTGATGAACGACAGATTCAGAATATAATTAAAGAAAGTAATTCTCAAATAGTAACGGTTTCCAGAAACTTTTTTGTAATATCAAAATCAGGAAGACGTAACGAAATAGAAGAGTTATACGATCAGTTAAAGCCGTATGGAATTATGCAGTTTGTAAGGTCGGCAAGAATATCGGTTTCAAAAGAAGAAATGCAGATTTCAACTATGTTAAAACAATTTCAGGAACAAGAATAA
- the ilvC gene encoding ketol-acid reductoisomerase codes for MANYFNTLSLREQLQQLGVCEFMDQSEFNDGVNKLLEKKIVIVGCGAQGLNQGLNMRDSGLDISYALRAEAIKEKRQSYQNAVENNFNVGTYEELIPTADMVCNLTPDKQHTNVIKAIMPLMKKGATLSYSHGFNIVEEGMQIRKDITVIMVAPKCPGSEVREEYKRGFGVPTLIAVHPENDPEGKGLAQAKAYAVATGGHRAGVLRSSFVAEVKSDLMGEQTILCGLLQTGSILCFDKMVEKGIDAGYASRLIQYGWETITEALKYGGITNMMDRLDNPSKIEAFKLAEELKDIMRPLFQKHMDDIMSGHFSKTMMEDWANDDKNLLGWRAATAETAFEKTPAANVEISEQEYFDNGVLMVAFVKSGVELAFETMTEAGIIDESAYYESLHETPLIANTIARKKLYEMNRVISDTAEYGCYLFDHACKPLLADFMKKVETNVIGKPFSGNNGVDNKELIEVNKQIRNHPVEEVGEWLRESMTAMKKIV; via the coding sequence ATGGCAAATTATTTTAATACCCTTTCTTTAAGAGAGCAATTACAGCAATTAGGAGTATGTGAATTCATGGATCAATCAGAATTTAACGACGGAGTAAATAAACTACTTGAAAAGAAAATAGTAATTGTAGGTTGCGGTGCTCAGGGATTAAATCAGGGCTTAAACATGCGCGATTCCGGTCTGGATATTTCATACGCCCTACGTGCCGAAGCCATCAAAGAAAAACGCCAGTCATATCAAAATGCAGTAGAAAATAATTTTAATGTAGGTACATATGAAGAATTAATACCTACTGCCGATATGGTTTGTAACCTTACACCCGATAAGCAACATACCAATGTAATTAAAGCTATAATGCCGTTAATGAAAAAGGGAGCAACCCTTTCCTATTCACACGGGTTTAATATTGTTGAAGAAGGTATGCAAATACGTAAAGATATAACCGTTATAATGGTAGCGCCAAAATGTCCGGGGTCAGAAGTCAGGGAAGAGTACAAACGAGGATTCGGAGTACCTACTTTAATAGCAGTACACCCTGAAAACGATCCTGAAGGAAAAGGTTTGGCTCAGGCCAAGGCTTATGCTGTTGCTACGGGAGGTCATAGGGCAGGCGTATTAAGGTCTTCTTTTGTAGCTGAAGTTAAATCAGATTTAATGGGAGAACAAACTATATTATGTGGTTTGTTACAAACAGGCTCTATTTTATGTTTTGATAAAATGGTGGAAAAAGGTATTGATGCAGGGTATGCTTCCAGATTGATACAGTATGGTTGGGAAACCATCACAGAGGCTTTAAAATATGGTGGAATAACCAATATGATGGACAGGCTGGATAATCCGTCTAAAATTGAAGCTTTCAAGCTGGCAGAAGAGCTTAAAGATATAATGAGACCTCTTTTCCAAAAACATATGGATGATATTATGAGTGGACATTTCTCAAAAACAATGATGGAAGATTGGGCTAATGATGATAAAAATCTTCTGGGTTGGAGAGCCGCTACGGCAGAAACTGCCTTTGAAAAAACACCTGCAGCAAATGTAGAAATATCCGAACAGGAATATTTTGATAATGGCGTGTTAATGGTCGCATTTGTAAAATCAGGTGTAGAACTTGCCTTTGAAACAATGACCGAAGCCGGAATAATTGATGAATCTGCTTACTATGAATCTCTTCATGAAACACCTCTTATAGCCAATACTATTGCCAGGAAAAAATTATATGAAATGAACCGTGTCATCTCTGATACTGCAGAGTATGGGTGTTATTTATTTGACCACGCATGTAAACCTTTACTCGCTGATTTTATGAAAAAAGTAGAAACCAACGTAATAGGGAAGCCTTTCTCAGGAAATAATGGGGTAGATAATAAAGAATTAATAGAGGTGAACAAGCAAATAAGAAACCATCCGGTAGAAGAAGTAGGAGAGTGGCTGAGAGAATCTATGACAGCCATGAAAAAGATTGTATAA
- the ilvB gene encoding biosynthetic-type acetolactate synthase large subunit: METKTLKKEVANTDKTIRISGAEAVIRSLLEEGVDLIYGYPGGAIMPIYDELYKFQDKLHHVLTRHEQGAAHAAQGYARVSGRIGVAMATSGPGATNLVTGIADAQIDSTPMVCITGQVARHLLGSDAFQETDIVGISTPVTKWSYQITNASEIPEVIAKAFYISKSGRPGPVLIDITKNAQFEEFDFCYKKCNGIRSYKPVPVVNKEKLQEAASIINSAKKPFIVFGQGVILGNAEEELKTFIEKTGIPAAWTILGLSALPTDHPLNVGMVGMHGNYAPNLLTNECDVLIALGMRFDDRVTGDLNTYAKQAKVLHFEIDPAEIDKNVKTEVAILGNVKESLAQIIPLVNEKKHESWHEEFKKKRDIEFEKVIKKDLYPEKEGLTMGEVLKEINNATGDDAIIVSDVGQHQMFACRYAKFKRSKSNVTSGGLGTMGFALPASIGAKMGAPDREVVAVIGDGGYQMTIQELGTIFQTKVPVKIVVLNNNFLGMVRQWQQLFFDKRYASTELTNPDFITIAKGYHIKAKQVKKREELVNAVNEMIASKEAYFLEVCVEKEDNVFPMIPTGSSVSDIRLS, translated from the coding sequence ATGGAAACAAAAACATTAAAAAAAGAAGTAGCAAATACTGATAAAACAATTCGTATATCTGGTGCCGAGGCAGTTATAAGATCTCTGTTGGAAGAAGGAGTAGATTTGATATATGGTTATCCAGGAGGGGCTATAATGCCCATTTATGATGAGTTATATAAATTTCAGGATAAATTACATCATGTTTTAACCCGTCATGAGCAGGGCGCAGCCCATGCAGCGCAAGGATATGCCAGGGTATCTGGAAGAATCGGCGTAGCAATGGCTACTTCGGGTCCCGGAGCCACCAATTTGGTTACAGGAATTGCTGATGCACAAATTGATTCAACACCCATGGTTTGTATAACGGGGCAGGTTGCAAGGCATTTGCTTGGTTCCGATGCGTTTCAGGAAACTGATATTGTTGGTATTTCTACCCCCGTAACCAAGTGGAGTTATCAGATAACAAATGCATCTGAAATACCTGAAGTAATTGCCAAGGCTTTTTATATCTCAAAATCCGGTCGTCCGGGGCCTGTACTCATAGATATTACCAAAAACGCTCAGTTTGAAGAGTTTGATTTTTGCTATAAAAAATGTAATGGTATAAGAAGTTATAAGCCGGTACCGGTTGTTAACAAAGAAAAACTACAGGAAGCAGCCAGTATTATTAACAGTGCGAAAAAACCATTTATAGTATTCGGGCAGGGAGTTATTTTGGGTAATGCAGAAGAAGAGTTAAAAACGTTTATTGAAAAAACAGGAATACCTGCTGCCTGGACTATTTTGGGATTGTCCGCTTTGCCCACAGACCATCCTTTAAATGTAGGTATGGTAGGAATGCATGGTAATTATGCGCCCAACCTTTTAACAAACGAATGTGATGTACTCATAGCGTTAGGAATGAGATTTGATGACCGTGTTACGGGCGATTTAAATACGTATGCAAAACAGGCGAAAGTTCTTCATTTTGAAATTGACCCCGCCGAAATTGATAAAAATGTAAAAACCGAGGTAGCAATTCTCGGAAATGTTAAGGAGTCACTTGCACAAATCATTCCTTTAGTTAATGAAAAAAAACATGAATCATGGCATGAAGAATTTAAGAAAAAACGTGACATAGAATTTGAAAAAGTAATAAAAAAAGACCTTTATCCTGAAAAGGAAGGCCTTACTATGGGAGAAGTTTTAAAAGAAATTAATAATGCTACAGGTGATGATGCTATTATTGTATCAGATGTAGGGCAGCACCAAATGTTTGCCTGCCGATATGCAAAATTCAAACGTTCCAAAAGCAATGTTACTTCGGGAGGATTGGGAACCATGGGGTTTGCACTTCCGGCATCTATCGGAGCAAAAATGGGAGCTCCGGACAGAGAGGTTGTGGCAGTAATTGGTGACGGCGGTTACCAAATGACTATTCAGGAATTAGGAACTATTTTTCAGACAAAAGTTCCTGTTAAAATAGTAGTACTTAATAATAATTTTTTGGGTATGGTTCGCCAATGGCAGCAATTATTTTTTGATAAAAGATATGCTTCAACCGAACTTACCAATCCTGACTTTATAACCATTGCAAAAGGATATCATATAAAAGCAAAACAAGTAAAAAAGAGAGAGGAACTTGTTAATGCAGTCAACGAGATGATTGCTTCAAAAGAAGCCTATTTTCTTGAGGTTTGTGTAGAAAAAGAAGATAATGTGTTTCCTATGATTCCGACAGGGTCTTCAGTTTCAGACATTAGATTAAGTTAA
- a CDS encoding SAM-dependent methyltransferase: MMIPNNNKGKLYLIPTTLGDIGPLEVLPLSIKRVVESVNYYVAENEKVARRFIKKLSPGKSQSKLNFQLINKYTNAIELQSYLNPCLDGHDVGILSDAGCPGVADPGADVVKLAHEKDIRVIPLVGPSSILLALMASGMNGQSFAFNGYLPIESQERRVEIKKLERLSKDLQQTQIFIETPYRNDKLLEALVQILNKNTMLCVACDLTLPTEFIKTQPVSLWSHYEIDLHKRPAIFLILASNHF; this comes from the coding sequence ATGATGATTCCGAATAATAATAAAGGAAAATTATATCTCATTCCAACAACCTTAGGAGATATTGGACCTTTAGAAGTATTACCCCTGTCCATAAAAAGGGTTGTAGAAAGTGTAAACTATTATGTAGCTGAAAATGAAAAAGTAGCAAGAAGGTTTATTAAAAAATTATCTCCGGGGAAATCTCAGTCAAAATTAAATTTTCAACTCATTAATAAATATACTAACGCAATAGAATTACAATCATACCTTAATCCGTGCCTGGATGGGCATGATGTAGGTATACTTTCTGATGCCGGTTGTCCTGGAGTGGCAGATCCCGGTGCCGATGTAGTTAAACTTGCTCATGAAAAGGATATAAGGGTTATTCCATTGGTGGGGCCTTCTTCAATTTTACTGGCTTTAATGGCTAGTGGAATGAATGGACAAAGTTTTGCTTTTAACGGATATTTGCCCATAGAAAGTCAGGAAAGAAGAGTAGAAATAAAAAAACTGGAACGATTATCTAAAGATTTGCAACAGACTCAAATTTTTATTGAAACTCCATATAGAAATGACAAGCTGTTAGAAGCACTGGTTCAAATATTAAATAAAAACACTATGCTTTGTGTAGCCTGCGATTTAACACTCCCTACTGAATTTATTAAAACGCAACCTGTAAGCTTATGGAGTCATTATGAAATAGATTTACATAAAAGACCTGCTATTTTTTTGATACTTGCCAGCAATCATTTTTAA
- a CDS encoding VOC family protein, with product MKIEHIAMWVKDLERMKEFYIKFFECTSNDKYYNPKKNFTSYFLSFKSGARLELMHRPDIEEVFYKSNIILGLTHLAISVGSREKVNQLTAKIKENGYKIIGEPRVTGDGYYESVISDPEGNLIEITE from the coding sequence ATGAAAATAGAACATATAGCCATGTGGGTTAAGGATTTGGAAAGAATGAAAGAATTTTACATAAAGTTTTTTGAATGTACATCTAATGATAAATATTATAACCCAAAAAAAAATTTCACATCGTATTTTTTGTCATTTAAAAGCGGAGCAAGGCTTGAATTAATGCACAGGCCTGATATTGAAGAAGTTTTTTATAAGAGTAATATCATACTGGGGCTAACGCATTTAGCCATTTCAGTAGGTTCCAGAGAAAAAGTAAATCAATTAACCGCAAAAATAAAAGAGAACGGATATAAAATTATAGGAGAACCCCGGGTCACAGGTGATGGGTATTATGAAAGTGTCATAAGTGATCCGGAAGGAAATTTGATTGAAATCACCGAATAA
- the ilvA gene encoding threonine ammonia-lyase IlvA, which produces MKKSIKKTPFQPKLEDVMKAAATLKNVAAVTSLMPNLTYSKKYEANVLFKREDLQIVRSYKIRGAYNKISTLTVEEKNKGVVCASAGNHAQGVAYSCNKLKIKGTVFMPAPTPKQKIQQVKMFGEGYIEVILTGDTYDDAYREAMRACIENNMTFVHPFDDEKVIEGQATIALEILEQSEKKIDFLFVPVGGGGLISGLLPVFKSLSPDTKIIGVEPEGAPAMLTSLQKGSNTQLESIDKFVDGAAVKRVGDRNFEICKIYLDEMITVPEGKVCQTILDLYNKDAIVVEPAGALSITALDRFKDKITGKNVVCIVSGSNNDITRTAEIKERALLFANLKHYFIVRFPQRAGALKEFVDEILGPNDDITHFQYSKKYNKENGPAVVGIELKSEDDLQPLIERMKTHNFYGDYLNNKPDLFQFLV; this is translated from the coding sequence ATGAAGAAAAGTATTAAAAAAACACCATTTCAACCAAAGCTGGAGGATGTCATGAAAGCTGCTGCTACTTTAAAAAATGTGGCAGCGGTGACATCCCTTATGCCTAATCTTACCTATTCAAAAAAATATGAGGCAAACGTACTTTTTAAGCGAGAAGATCTTCAAATAGTACGGTCTTATAAAATAAGAGGAGCTTATAACAAAATAAGCACTCTTACTGTCGAAGAAAAAAATAAAGGAGTGGTATGTGCTTCTGCCGGTAATCATGCTCAGGGAGTAGCCTATTCTTGCAATAAACTTAAAATAAAAGGCACGGTTTTTATGCCGGCACCAACTCCAAAACAAAAAATTCAACAGGTTAAAATGTTTGGCGAAGGTTATATTGAAGTAATATTAACCGGTGACACGTATGATGATGCATATCGTGAAGCAATGAGAGCCTGTATTGAAAATAATATGACATTCGTTCATCCGTTTGATGACGAAAAAGTTATTGAAGGTCAGGCAACAATTGCCCTGGAAATTTTAGAACAATCGGAAAAGAAAATTGATTTTTTATTTGTGCCGGTAGGAGGTGGTGGGTTAATATCGGGGCTTTTGCCTGTTTTTAAATCTTTATCACCCGATACTAAAATTATAGGAGTCGAGCCCGAAGGTGCACCAGCAATGCTAACTTCGCTTCAAAAAGGTAGTAATACACAATTGGAGAGCATTGATAAATTTGTGGACGGAGCAGCGGTAAAAAGGGTAGGCGACAGGAATTTTGAAATATGCAAAATATACCTTGATGAAATGATAACGGTTCCTGAGGGAAAAGTCTGCCAGACTATACTTGACCTTTACAATAAAGACGCTATTGTAGTGGAGCCGGCCGGAGCATTATCCATCACAGCTCTTGACAGGTTTAAAGATAAGATCACAGGAAAAAATGTAGTATGCATTGTAAGTGGTAGTAATAATGATATTACCCGTACTGCCGAAATAAAAGAACGAGCACTTTTATTTGCAAATCTAAAACATTACTTCATTGTTCGGTTTCCACAAAGGGCAGGAGCATTAAAAGAGTTTGTAGACGAAATACTTGGACCTAATGATGACATAACCCATTTTCAGTACTCAAAAAAATACAATAAAGAAAATGGACCCGCAGTTGTTGGTATAGAACTTAAATCGGAAGATGACCTGCAACCTCTAATTGAAAGAATGAAAACCCACAACTTTTATGGGGATTATTTGAATAATAAGCCTGATTTATTTCAGTTTTTAGTGTGA